AGAGAAGTATTTTTTTCGATCTTCCTTATTGGAAATTTAACTTGGTGCGCCATAATCTTGATGTGATGCACATTGAAAAGAATGTGTGCGATAACTTAATTTATACACTATTGAATCTTGGTAAAAAATCTAAAGACAATTTCGAAGCTCGATTGGACTTGAAGGAGATGAAAATAAGACCAAGCTTATGGCCTCAATATAGAGCTAGTGGGAGAGCATATCTTCCTGCTACATTTTTTACAATGTCTCGGCAGGAAAAGGAGTTATTTTATGAAGTACTACAAAATGCCAAGTTTCCAGATGGCTATGCGTCTAATATTTCACGTTGCGTTCGCAAACGAAAGTTATCTGGGCTAAAAACTCATGATTGTCATGTTATAATGAAAGAACTTCTTCCTCTTGCCTTGCGGAGATCAGTAGATAAAAGAGTAAGTTCAATTTTAATTGAACTATGCACATTCTTTCGTGTTTTGTGTAGCAAAGAGCTAAAAGTAGAAGAGTTAAACCTACTTGAAGAAAAAATCCCAGAAACATTGTCTACTATGGAGAAACTCTTCCTCCCAGGATTCTTTACTGTTATGATACACTTGGTTATTCACTTGGCAACTGAGGCTAAACATGCGGGAACAATACATTATCGTTGGATGTATCCAATTGAGAGGTATGTAGAATATCACTGAATCTTTGTTATATGTCTTTAGTTGTTAAATACTCTAATATCAAACTAATAACATTACTTTGTTCCATAGGTATTTGGGTACTTTAAAATCATATGTTCGTAATCGTGCATGTCCTGAAGGTTCAATAGTAGAAGCATACATAGCAAATGAGTGTATGGCATTCTGCTCACGATATTTAGAGGGTGGAGATTCAAGGTCTTATTATTcaagaaaatggagtgatgaaaTTGAGCATGAGACTAATAAAGAAGAATCTCTTTTTCCTACTGTTGGGGAGTCGTACGGTATAGTAGATGTATTTGAGTTGGATGACAAAACATGGTTGCAAGCACATCGACATGTGCTTTTCAATTGTGAATCAGAAGTCGTTGAGAATTATAAAAAGTAAGTGTTATAtctattatttaatatatatatatatatatgtatatgtatatatatttcataACAAAATTGATATATGCGAGTTACATGTATAGGGAACATATTGCTGAAATCAAAAGAGCACATCGTAAGCGTCGTTTGACACAACATCAAATTGATCGTGTGCATTTCGATACATTTCATGAGTGGTTCAAGGAGCAAGTAAGTAGTAGGACTAAGTCATTGTTTATGTTAAATTATTATCCTTGTACAAATATCCACATTTATAGTTGCATCTTTTATTTGGTTAGGTAAAGGAGTTGGAAGCCACGTCTAATATCTTAAATGATGTTAAAGTCCTAGCACAAGGACCGAGCTACATTGCAAAAAGATTCAGTGCGTTCGATGTTAATAATGGATATCGATTCCGAACAAAACAAAGTGAAAAGTTCAATGTGACACAAAATAGTGGTGTTATGGTCGTTTCCAAGACTGAAAGTTATGCAAGTACAAGTGATAATGCTCTAAAATCTGCAAATATCACATATTATGGCAGATTGAATGATATTGTGGAGTTAAACTACTATGAGAAATTTAAGATCATCTTATTTAAGTGTGATTGGGTTGATGTAACCAAAGGTAGAGGAATTAAGGAAGATGACTTGGGTTTCACACTTGTGAATTTCACACACCTGACAGACTTTGGCGATCGACAACGTCATGAGCCCTTTATTTTTGCAGAACAAGCTCAACAAGTAATATTTGTGCAAGATCCTCAAGACCATGAATGGTTTGTCCCTAGGTTAATTAAACCTTGAGACATTTTTAATATGGGAGAGGAAAATAGTGTGCAGTTTGAGTCATCAACGCAAAGTGATGCCACTGACTTGACTCTTTTAGAAAATTCTTGTGTTTTAGAAGATGAGTATAATGATTGGGTAAGAAGTGGTGTCGATGGGATAATAATTGATACAAACGTAGATTTTCAACCTTCTCCAAATGATGGTGAAGCTAATATTGAGGGAGAAAATAACATAGAAAATGATTGTGATTCTGAATAAGGTAGGTGGTACTTATAGAATATTTTTGTTGCAAGTGTTATATAATAAACTCTAAGGGTGTTATTTTTTTGCTTTAGAAATTTGAATATTGGATGTTTGAGCGAATTTATTATGCTTTCTTCTACCTATATTTTTCTTATTGTATCCATTTAAATGTGGTATTATAAGGTGGTACTATCACTTGATAATTATTTTCCTAGTGCATAAATAACTCTTATCTCTAGAACAATATTTTTCGCAAGGCTTTGTTTGCATTACTTGAGTTGTTGATATTTTTCACATATTGAGATTTGGATGATGCTTCCTCATGTTTTGCTAGTGGCCTGTTGATTTGTTGGAGTCAATCTAGTACTAATATAGCGTAATGCAGCaagataattttttttcattttggagAAGGAACTATGCGAACTAGAGGTCGCAACCGACTGGTAATTGAACAAGACGACGATGAAGATGTGCGACCTTATATTGAGCATTTGATGGATGTTCAAAACCATTCTGCAACCCAGCCTTATATTGAGCAGTTGATGGATAATCAAAACTCTTCTGAAGACCAGACACATGATGATCAATCTTGTGATTTGAATAGTTCTGCTGGTGGTACTGAAGTTCAACGAAGTGATGATGAATCAGGTAGCACTTTTCTCTGGAATCATTTTCAAATCTTAATTGTGTGAATACAATGGTTAATCTAACTAGTTTATATAGTGTAATTAGCAACTGTGATTTTTTGTAATTTCTATTGTGATATCGAGCTAGTTATATAGTGCAACTTGCAACCAAGTAAGAGGGTGTCTTCTCTGAGTGTATGTGAAATTGTAACATTGCATCTTGACATTAGTTGCTTGACCGGGTCGAGGAAAATTGGATACCATATCTGCTAGACCAACAAATGCTAACAAAGGGAGATTAGGATCTTTTGCAATTTCAGTAAGGTATCCATTTACTAGCTTTTCCACCATCTGTTTTGAAGCTTCCGATAAAATCCCAGGTTACTGTCAAGATGCATCACCCAGCCCCAGTCCTCTTCATCATCCTCCTCCCGTTGTTCTTTCCACAATTTTGATTTAGCAACCATGTCCCTCACGTTTGCTCGTATAATTTCGTTGTTATTTCCAGTTGAAATCATGAGCTGTCCAGATTCCCCTTCAAACTCACCAAAAGACTCTACTGATTGAGAGGGGATATCATGTACGGAAGTATTTAATGTTACCAATGGTTGTTTAACCATAGCAGCCTCCATCATCATCTCATTCTGAGCGTTCTTAATAATTTGTTctaccttaagattggaaaaATGTAAAACTGGTGCATTGGAGCTATGTGCTTGGATGGTTATAAGTTCAGCTCCCAAATTGTTCTTTGAATGAATTCGTCGAACTCCTATATTTTTATCCAAATCAGCATTGCCATGCTCTTCTTGTTCATTACTGGACCTTAGAACTAGTTGTTTGGACACCATATTATCACCACCAACTGTTGCCTTTACTTCAGGATCCCCACAGGAGCTATGTGCTTGGATGGTTAAAATTATAGCCTTTGCACCTGGTGAGTTGTCATAGTTTATTGACCCATTACCTTCTTGTAACTGACCATTTGAGATTTGTTCAGCAGCAGCCAAGCCTCCAGCTTCATCTATTCGATTAACAGCAGTCTTTGAGCCAGGATTAGTTTCTAGAATTTTTGCAGCACTAGTAGATGGTGTCATCAAACAATCATATAACTATTAGATAATTATAGTGTTATTAAACATATTTAACCATATAAGTTTTTGCCATTTGATGACCTTTGAATCTTCTATTCTAGGTAATTTGGAGCCAAGAAAGGTTCGTGGGCCTACTTTACTAAAAAATATTTGGAAACTTCCTTCGGGGAAGGTAGTTGATGTGCCGTTTAATAATCGTAACCAAGCTATTGGGGAAAAAGGTCGAAAGCTTGCTAGCTTTCTAGGAATCATTGCGAGAACTCCAGAACTAACACCGTTACATGTAGATGATTGGAGAAATTTTGAcaaggagaaaaagaagaaattggTGGATTTTGTGAGGGTATGGAGtagttattattatttatttatttatttgttttttttattattattatatgaaTGGGTTCAATCTTTTATACAtgatatttttttctttattttttagaaGAAGTTCTCTATCCCAAGACGAGGAGAAGCTTATGTCCTAAAGTCACTAGGAAAGAAATGGAAAGATTACAAGTGTGAGTTAAAAGGTGAGTATTTGCGAAAATATAAGACTAAAGACCTTTTGCTGAAAAATAGACCAAGTCGCATACCGAGGGATCAATGGAGTGGTCTTGTCGCTTATTGGCTTTCAGATAAAGCTAAGGTATTAACAAATTTTTAAAACACCTCAAGTTGATTATTTTCAGTGTTTTAATTTGAGTGATGCTCAATTTTTATGTATAATTTATAAGATATCATTTTAATATTTCAACGACAGAGGCGTTTCCAAGCAAATAGAAATAATAGGGCCAATCAAAAGATGCCTCACACAGGAGGATCCAAAAGTATTGCTACCTTGATGGATGAGCAGGTAAACTTGTTCAAATTACTAACTATAatgctttaatttttttttccgaCGTATATCTTACATCAATTTTATCGTATTAGGCTGTAAATAGGATAGAGCCTACACGAGCACAAGTTTTCATATTAACTCATACAAAACGTAAGGATGGTAGACCACTGGATGATGATTCTGTCAAGGCAATtgtaagattttttttcttttattttcttaattgggAATTAGTTAGGAAAAAACATAAAAGTGAATAAATGAATTTCAAATTGGATTTATGTATTTTATGTCCAGGAAATGATAAATGAAAGGACGAACAATAGTGAGAGCTCTACTGACCAACCTCCTCGCGGTGTTGCTTGGGAAGGCGATGTGTATTCTCAGGTGTTCGAAAATGACAAAAGTGGATATGTTCGTGGTTTAGGACTTGGTCCAACTCCTTCTGGTCTATGGGGTAGTAAATCTTCCTTAGAAAATATTATCGGAGAGGATTCGTCTAATGAAGCTGTCCAAAGGTTAACACAAGAGATAACCGAGTTAAAGGATAAACATAATGAAGAAATGAATCTGATGAAACAAAATCAGGAGAAGATGCAATCAGAATTACTCGAAATGCGACAATTGATGCAGAAATATGCTTCCAATGAATCTCTGCCTCAAAATATCAATGACATCTCAATTGAACAGGTAACTCAATTTTATAAGTTATGTACATTATTAATGaagttt
This sequence is a window from Nicotiana sylvestris chromosome 3, ASM39365v2, whole genome shotgun sequence. Protein-coding genes within it:
- the LOC138888034 gene encoding uncharacterized protein, with the protein product MCWHHEENNKDGVLRHPADSEAWKKFDSRYPEFAGDPRNVRLGLASDGFNPFGTMQTVHSTWPEKELFYEVLQNAKFPDGYASNISRCVRKRKLSGLKTHDCHVIMKELLPLALRRSVDKRVSSILIELCTFFRVLCSKELKVEELNLLEEKIPETLSTMEKLFLPGFFTVMIHLVIHLATEAKHAGTIHYRWMYPIERYLGTLKSYVRNRACPEGSIVEAYIANECMAFCSRYLEGGDSRSYYSRKWSDEIEHETNKEESLFPTVGESYGIVDVFELDDKTWLQAHRHVLFNCESEVVENYKKEHIAEIKRAHRKRRLTQHQIDRVHFDTFHEWFKEQVKELEATSNILNDVKVLAQGPSYIAKRFSAFDVNNGYRFRTKQSEKFNVTQNSGVMVVSKTESYASTSDNALKSANITYYGRLNDIVELNYYEKFKIILFKCDWVDVTKGRGIKEDDLGFTLVNFTHLTDFGDRQRHEPFIFAEQAQQVIFVQDPQDHEWFVPRLIKP
- the LOC104230816 gene encoding uncharacterized protein; this encodes MTFESSILGNLEPRKVRGPTLLKNIWKLPSGKVVDVPFNNRNQAIGEKGRKLASFLGIIARTPELTPLHVDDWRNFDKEKKKKLVDFVRKKFSIPRRGEAYVLKSLGKKWKDYKCELKGEYLRKYKTKDLLLKNRPSRIPRDQWSGLVAYWLSDKAKRRFQANRNNRANQKMPHTGGSKSIATLMDEQAVNRIEPTRAQVFILTHTKRKDGRPLDDDSVKAIEMINERTNNSESSTDQPPRGVAWEGDVYSQVFENDKSGYVRGLGLGPTPSGLWGSKSSLENIIGEDSSNEAVQRLTQEITELKDKHNEEMNLMKQNQEKMQSELLEMRQLMQKYASNESLPQNINDISIEQVPAANSRHERVPQRLRIPNVAENTSTSYGTTHLYPLAS